The following proteins are co-located in the Microbacterium immunditiarum genome:
- a CDS encoding TadE family protein: protein MRPSSPSTDVSEDPPERGSAPLEFILVGLLMLVPIVYLIVALGLIQSQALGAKAGARHLARTVATAGGVADADRRAERVLESVTTEYGLDPSTVAVDVECSPAGGACPRAGAMLHVTISTRVSLPLVPPVLGLERIASIPIEASAVQKVSRTWGDGT from the coding sequence CCGAGCGCGGATCCGCTCCGCTCGAGTTCATCCTCGTGGGACTGCTCATGCTCGTGCCGATCGTGTACCTCATCGTCGCGCTCGGGCTGATCCAGTCGCAGGCGCTCGGCGCCAAGGCCGGCGCGCGACACCTCGCGCGCACTGTCGCCACGGCCGGCGGCGTCGCCGACGCCGACCGCCGAGCCGAGCGCGTTCTCGAATCCGTCACAACCGAGTACGGGCTCGACCCCTCCACCGTGGCCGTCGACGTCGAGTGCAGTCCTGCGGGCGGGGCGTGTCCGCGTGCGGGTGCGATGCTCCACGTGACGATCAGCACCCGCGTGTCGCTCCCGCTCGTGCCGCCCGTCCTCGGCCTCGAACGGATCGCGAGCATCCCGATCGAAGCGTCCGCGGTTCAGAAGGTCTCGCGGACGTGGGGCGACGGCACGTGA
- a CDS encoding pilus assembly protein TadG-related protein yields MRRLVARVRAATPDDEDGSVLPLAIGYGVLALVLILLCADATSLYLAQKRLDSLADAAALAGSDGFVLEVVGGAPIATLTSDGVRSQAEAVVADVGSTAVLIAAGTPDGTSARVTVADTWHPPILTLFVPDGVPLESTATSRTALR; encoded by the coding sequence ATCCGACGTCTCGTCGCACGCGTCCGAGCGGCGACCCCGGACGATGAGGACGGGAGCGTCCTCCCGCTCGCGATCGGGTACGGCGTGCTCGCGCTCGTGCTCATCCTGCTGTGCGCCGACGCGACCAGTCTGTATCTCGCGCAGAAGCGGCTCGACTCCCTCGCGGATGCCGCCGCCCTCGCCGGCTCGGACGGGTTCGTGCTCGAGGTCGTCGGCGGCGCGCCGATCGCGACGCTCACATCGGACGGCGTGCGCTCGCAGGCGGAGGCCGTCGTCGCTGACGTGGGATCGACAGCCGTGCTCATCGCCGCGGGAACCCCCGACGGCACGTCCGCACGTGTGACGGTGGCGGACACGTGGCATCCGCCGATTCTCACGCTGTTCGTGCCCGACGGCGTGCCGCTGGAGTCGACCGCGACGAGTCGCACGGCACTGCGTTGA
- a CDS encoding saccharopine dehydrogenase NADP-binding domain-containing protein, giving the protein MNTSERLFPDAPGDDVTRPILVVGGSGRVGSIAAERLAADPRLRVLIGSRHPSPQGPHPAVRVDVTDAESVRDVLRRVRPSVVVLCVDVPDGSFHAACLEEGVSVVDVTASVEQFATVEALAPLALEHGASVVLSIGVAPGLTNALARLAVSALGGHVERVELTVMAGSREEHGAEAVRWTIDGILEPGAEHRDARRVDVPGSGRRTAHFMPFADQVSLTRTLGVPSVTTRLSLDSRALTWLLFRFGRSRVGRRVLGSRAGRAALRGASGRLPIGGEDFVVLAEAEDRGRRATWWVRGRSQSRATGLVAAVAARRVAVDSTPAGVWHLDQLPALLAELVELESDGLVFDGDRSRGVNAVPCDSSRSTPAARRRARTA; this is encoded by the coding sequence ATGAACACCTCAGAACGCCTCTTCCCGGATGCGCCGGGAGACGACGTGACGCGCCCGATCCTCGTGGTGGGCGGATCCGGTCGCGTCGGGTCGATCGCGGCCGAGCGCCTCGCGGCCGATCCCCGACTCCGCGTGCTGATCGGCTCCCGGCATCCGTCGCCGCAGGGTCCGCACCCGGCTGTGCGCGTAGACGTCACCGACGCCGAGAGCGTCCGGGACGTGCTTCGCCGCGTTCGGCCGAGCGTGGTCGTGCTGTGTGTGGATGTCCCAGACGGTTCATTCCACGCGGCGTGCCTCGAGGAGGGCGTGTCTGTCGTGGACGTGACGGCCTCGGTCGAGCAGTTCGCGACCGTGGAGGCTCTCGCACCTCTCGCGCTGGAGCACGGGGCGAGCGTCGTCCTGAGCATCGGCGTCGCGCCCGGTCTCACCAACGCCCTCGCGCGGCTGGCCGTCTCGGCCCTCGGCGGGCATGTCGAACGGGTCGAGCTCACGGTGATGGCCGGATCGCGCGAAGAGCACGGCGCCGAAGCGGTGCGGTGGACGATCGACGGGATCCTCGAGCCCGGTGCGGAGCACCGCGACGCCAGACGCGTCGATGTACCGGGCAGCGGGCGACGCACGGCCCACTTCATGCCGTTCGCCGACCAGGTCTCGCTCACCCGGACGCTCGGTGTGCCGAGTGTCACCACGCGACTCTCCCTGGATTCGCGGGCCTTGACGTGGTTGCTGTTCCGTTTCGGCCGCTCGCGTGTGGGCCGGCGCGTGCTCGGCAGTCGTGCCGGGCGCGCCGCGCTGAGAGGCGCGAGCGGACGACTGCCGATCGGCGGCGAGGACTTCGTCGTGCTCGCTGAGGCCGAAGACCGCGGCCGGCGCGCGACCTGGTGGGTCCGCGGCCGGAGCCAGAGCCGGGCGACCGGGCTCGTCGCGGCGGTCGCAGCACGGCGTGTCGCTGTCGACAGCACGCCCGCCGGGGTCTGGCACCTCGATCAGCTGCCCGCGCTGCTCGCCGAGCTCGTCGAGCTCGAGAGCGATGGTCTCGTCTTCGACGGCGACCGATCTCGCGGGGTCAACGCAGTGCCGTGCGACTCGTCGCGGTCGACTCCAGCGGCACGCCGTCGGGCACGAACAGCGTGA
- a CDS encoding TetR family transcriptional regulator, translating to MPAPRSTEATSRLRADLLGHARTLVRRDGPSALTMRALAQEAGCSVGLAYKVFADREEIVIELITLELDDLVEQFDEWLAETAQHSVSANLDRYATILLDSPTAGLVHAELMDARIVDVRLAAATRDSAFLASLHTTVPDYLRLEQRRGRVRADVDADAFGFLITSAIHNLIAAGSAYPRPTRAELTAILDRVAQTIT from the coding sequence GTGCCCGCCCCGCGCTCGACTGAGGCGACCTCGCGGCTGCGCGCGGACCTGCTCGGGCATGCACGCACGCTCGTGCGCCGCGACGGGCCCTCGGCGCTCACGATGCGGGCGCTCGCGCAGGAGGCGGGATGCTCGGTCGGGCTCGCCTACAAGGTCTTCGCCGACCGTGAGGAGATCGTGATCGAGCTCATCACGCTCGAACTCGACGACCTCGTCGAGCAGTTCGACGAATGGCTCGCCGAGACCGCGCAGCACTCGGTCTCGGCGAACCTCGACCGCTACGCGACGATCCTGCTCGATTCGCCCACGGCGGGGCTGGTGCATGCGGAGCTCATGGATGCTCGGATCGTCGACGTCCGACTCGCTGCGGCGACGCGCGACTCCGCGTTCCTCGCATCGCTTCACACCACCGTGCCCGACTATCTGCGGCTCGAGCAGCGACGCGGACGCGTGCGAGCCGACGTCGATGCGGATGCGTTCGGATTCCTCATCACGAGCGCGATCCACAACCTCATCGCGGCAGGGAGCGCCTACCCGCGTCCGACGCGCGCCGAGCTCACCGCGATTCTCGACCGGGTTGCACAGACGATCACCTGA
- a CDS encoding putative quinol monooxygenase gives MPPLTFIASYRVVPGHLEDIRALAIEYADLVEREEPRCRSLRLHFSDDGSRFVHLAEMRDSEAMESHLALVGAFIERSGDDLIAEHLIVIGEPGPRLQGALERNSAAGTTIAVFEPAGLGFDCLPALAG, from the coding sequence ATGCCGCCACTCACCTTCATCGCCTCGTACCGCGTGGTCCCCGGGCACCTCGAGGACATCCGCGCGCTCGCGATCGAGTACGCCGATCTCGTCGAGCGCGAGGAGCCACGGTGCAGGAGCCTTCGCCTCCACTTCAGCGACGACGGATCGCGATTCGTCCACCTGGCCGAGATGCGCGACTCGGAAGCGATGGAGTCGCATCTCGCTCTCGTCGGCGCGTTCATCGAGCGCTCGGGGGATGACCTCATCGCGGAGCACCTCATCGTGATCGGCGAGCCCGGTCCGAGGCTTCAGGGCGCGCTCGAGCGCAACTCCGCCGCCGGCACCACCATTGCGGTGTTCGAGCCGGCCGGGCTCGGGTTCGATTGCCTCCCGGCCCTCGCCGGGTGA
- a CDS encoding MFS transporter: MSTHRPAGHMSPDAPPAAPTTRDWVVLALLCIAQFMLVLDVTAANIALPSIASDLRLGTSDLTWVITAYAVTFGGLMLLGGRLADVLGRRRLLVTGLVLFTVSSALCGLALDGVQLIAGRAVQGVGAALLSPAALASVSTLFTGAARTRALGVWAGIGASGFAVGLLASGLLTSGPGWRWIFLVNVPIGVALIPLLLRMLPASSGIGGRIDLVGGLLATVFAAALVVALGGLGGLGDAAGGLASWWPITLALGVAVLALVLFVLQERCHPAPLVPLGVLRRRPVMTGLALMLLASAAMLSLFFLASMYLQQVVGLDPFQTGLVFLPSAVATVISAHLASRALARFSVRLVAAGAFAITAAGGLVLTQLDGSSALWYPLIAGLVLVSFGLGPAFLTATASALARVDVHEAGLASGIVNTGHEIGGAFGVAAVASVIGAASASLLDPGAYARGFAALAIAALAAAIVSLVFIAPGRIDSSALPEGPLH, translated from the coding sequence GTGAGCACTCACCGACCCGCCGGCCACATGTCACCCGACGCTCCCCCGGCGGCCCCGACGACCCGCGACTGGGTGGTCCTCGCACTGCTGTGCATCGCGCAGTTCATGCTCGTGCTCGACGTCACCGCCGCGAACATCGCATTGCCCTCGATCGCGTCCGACCTGAGGCTCGGCACGAGCGACCTGACATGGGTCATCACGGCGTACGCCGTCACATTCGGCGGCCTGATGCTGCTCGGCGGCAGGCTCGCAGATGTTCTGGGCCGACGACGACTGCTCGTGACCGGCCTCGTCCTGTTCACGGTCAGCTCGGCCCTCTGCGGACTCGCCCTCGATGGCGTTCAGCTCATCGCGGGCCGCGCGGTTCAGGGCGTCGGCGCCGCGCTCCTCTCGCCGGCCGCGCTCGCGTCGGTCTCAACGCTGTTCACGGGAGCCGCCCGTACGCGCGCCCTCGGTGTGTGGGCAGGTATCGGCGCATCCGGCTTCGCAGTCGGCCTTCTGGCGAGCGGGCTGCTCACCTCCGGTCCGGGTTGGCGATGGATCTTCCTCGTCAACGTGCCGATCGGCGTTGCGCTCATCCCGCTGCTGTTGCGGATGCTCCCCGCGTCGAGCGGGATCGGAGGGCGGATCGACCTCGTGGGCGGCCTGCTCGCCACGGTGTTCGCGGCCGCGCTCGTCGTTGCGCTGGGCGGGCTCGGGGGCCTGGGCGACGCCGCGGGCGGCCTAGCATCCTGGTGGCCGATCACCCTGGCGCTCGGCGTCGCGGTCCTCGCGCTGGTGCTCTTCGTCCTGCAGGAACGGTGCCACCCCGCCCCCCTCGTGCCGCTCGGCGTGCTGCGGCGGCGTCCGGTCATGACGGGACTCGCCCTCATGCTGCTCGCGAGCGCCGCGATGCTCTCGCTGTTCTTCCTCGCTTCGATGTACCTGCAGCAGGTCGTGGGGCTCGATCCCTTCCAGACCGGTCTGGTGTTCCTGCCGTCGGCTGTGGCGACGGTGATCTCGGCGCACCTCGCTTCACGCGCGCTCGCCCGCTTCTCGGTGCGCCTCGTCGCGGCGGGGGCATTCGCGATCACTGCGGCCGGCGGGCTCGTGCTCACGCAGCTCGACGGGTCATCCGCGCTCTGGTATCCGCTCATCGCGGGCCTCGTGCTCGTGTCGTTCGGCCTCGGCCCGGCGTTCCTGACCGCGACCGCGAGCGCGCTCGCGCGGGTCGACGTGCACGAAGCTGGTCTCGCGTCGGGCATCGTCAACACCGGGCACGAGATCGGCGGCGCGTTCGGTGTGGCCGCCGTGGCATCCGTCATCGGAGCCGCATCGGCATCGCTGCTCGACCCCGGGGCGTACGCTCGCGGCTTCGCCGCGCTCGCGATCGCGGCGCTCGCGGCCGCCATCGTGTCCCTCGTCTTCATCGCGCCGGGTCGCATCGACTCGAGCGCGCTGCCCGAAGGGCCGCTGCACTGA